One window of the Benincasa hispida cultivar B227 chromosome 3, ASM972705v1, whole genome shotgun sequence genome contains the following:
- the LOC120074722 gene encoding uncharacterized protein LOC120074722 isoform X1, translating to MKERSCSSSHNFSAFPSPGVPNYWEINVMNQRGCSSERIPQPNSNTRRRNASIAALTPFYGRTLPSKWEDAERWISSPVMGNGFSRSLQPHLQRRPKSKSGPIGSPGVSNYSHYSPAIPTPENGGFAASKLGSALSTGVLVADGVSICYGGSIERGQSYPEYTIQRLVSAPRWSNILSESPLPSFQDEKFGGSDETMDSGVISQRNMATQMSSEDFTPSSPQGNGSISSSSPSTHQSMVGKESDHCSKQEVRDVEVDKGATVMQRSKGHKLRLTEENFPHLGNLDENVAEAGASTLDIAEAAIQVSKLQREEAKITAWENLQKAKAEAAIRKLEMKLERARSSSMDKILKKLRKAQMKAHKMRNSPAGDRNQRVGNTNNFLPFHKHVWIGSLKRWFICHAS from the exons ATGAAGGAAAGAAGTTGCAGTTCTTCCCACAATTTCAGTGCGTTTCCAAGCCCTGGAGTCCCAAATTACTGGGAAATCAATGTCATGAACCAAAGGGGTTGCAGCTCCGAGCGAATACCTCAGCCTAATAGCAACACCCGCCGGAGAAATGCCTCTATAGCTGCTTTGACACCTTTTTACGGTAGGACACTGCCCTCCAAATGGGAGGACGCCGAGCGATGGATTAGTAGCCCTGTTATGGGAAATGGGTTCAGCAGAAGTTTGCAGCCTCACCTACAGAGAAGACCCAAGTCCAAGAGTGGCCCTATTGGGTCGCCTGGAGTTTCTAATTACTCCCATTATTCACCTGCAATTCCAACACCTGAGAATGGGGGTTTCGCCGCCTCCAAATTAGGCTCTGCTCTTTCCACTGGAGTCTTAGTGGCTGATGGGGTTTCTATCTGCTATGGCGGTAGCATTGAGAGGGGACAATCTTACCCAGAGTATACCATCCAACGATTAGTTTCTGCACCCAGATGGTCAAATATACTGAGCGAGTCGCCACTGCCAAGCTTTCAAG ATGAAAAATTTGGTGGTTCTGATGAGACAATGGATTCAGGCGTTATTTCACAAAGGAATATGGCAACCCAAATGAGCAGTGAAGATTTCACACCTTCATCTCCTCAGGGGAATGGTTCGATTTCCTCTTCATCCCCTTCAACTCATCAGTCTATGGTTGGAAAAGAGAGCGACCATTGTTCTAAACAAGAAGTGAGAGATGTTGAGGTAGACAAGGGAGCCACGGTGATGCAGAGATCCAAAGGGCATAAACTTAGATTGACCGAGGAAAACTTTCCACACCTTGGAAACTTGGATGAAAATGTTGCGGAAGCTGGAGCTTCAACTCTGGATATTGCAGAGGCAGCTATTCAGGTTTCCAA GTTGCAGAGAGAAGAAGCCAAGATAACAGCATGGGAGAATTTGCAGAAGGCCAAAGCTGAAGCTGCAATTCGCAAACTCGAG ATGAAACTTGAAAGGGCAAGATCATCATCAATGGATAAGATATTGAAGAAGCTGAGGAAGGCACAGATGAAAGCACACAAAATGAGGAACTCACCTGCAGGCGATCGAAACCAGAGAGTTGGCAACACTAATAACTTTCTCCCATTTCACAAGCATGTGTGGATTGGCTCCCTCAAGCGTTGGTTCATCTGCCATGCTTCCTGA
- the LOC120074722 gene encoding uncharacterized protein LOC120074722 isoform X2 translates to MKERSCSSSHNFSAFPSPGVPNYWEINVMNQRGCSSERIPQPNSNTRRRNASIAALTPFYGRTLPSKWEDAERWISSPVMGNGFSRSLQPHLQRRPKSKSGPIGSPGVSNYSHYSPAIPTPENGGFAASKLGSALSTGVLVADGVSICYGGSIERGQSYPEYTIQRLVSAPRWSNILSESPLPSFQGVISQRNMATQMSSEDFTPSSPQGNGSISSSSPSTHQSMVGKESDHCSKQEVRDVEVDKGATVMQRSKGHKLRLTEENFPHLGNLDENVAEAGASTLDIAEAAIQVSKLQREEAKITAWENLQKAKAEAAIRKLEMKLERARSSSMDKILKKLRKAQMKAHKMRNSPAGDRNQRVGNTNNFLPFHKHVWIGSLKRWFICHAS, encoded by the exons ATGAAGGAAAGAAGTTGCAGTTCTTCCCACAATTTCAGTGCGTTTCCAAGCCCTGGAGTCCCAAATTACTGGGAAATCAATGTCATGAACCAAAGGGGTTGCAGCTCCGAGCGAATACCTCAGCCTAATAGCAACACCCGCCGGAGAAATGCCTCTATAGCTGCTTTGACACCTTTTTACGGTAGGACACTGCCCTCCAAATGGGAGGACGCCGAGCGATGGATTAGTAGCCCTGTTATGGGAAATGGGTTCAGCAGAAGTTTGCAGCCTCACCTACAGAGAAGACCCAAGTCCAAGAGTGGCCCTATTGGGTCGCCTGGAGTTTCTAATTACTCCCATTATTCACCTGCAATTCCAACACCTGAGAATGGGGGTTTCGCCGCCTCCAAATTAGGCTCTGCTCTTTCCACTGGAGTCTTAGTGGCTGATGGGGTTTCTATCTGCTATGGCGGTAGCATTGAGAGGGGACAATCTTACCCAGAGTATACCATCCAACGATTAGTTTCTGCACCCAGATGGTCAAATATACTGAGCGAGTCGCCACTGCCAAGCTTTCAAG GCGTTATTTCACAAAGGAATATGGCAACCCAAATGAGCAGTGAAGATTTCACACCTTCATCTCCTCAGGGGAATGGTTCGATTTCCTCTTCATCCCCTTCAACTCATCAGTCTATGGTTGGAAAAGAGAGCGACCATTGTTCTAAACAAGAAGTGAGAGATGTTGAGGTAGACAAGGGAGCCACGGTGATGCAGAGATCCAAAGGGCATAAACTTAGATTGACCGAGGAAAACTTTCCACACCTTGGAAACTTGGATGAAAATGTTGCGGAAGCTGGAGCTTCAACTCTGGATATTGCAGAGGCAGCTATTCAGGTTTCCAA GTTGCAGAGAGAAGAAGCCAAGATAACAGCATGGGAGAATTTGCAGAAGGCCAAAGCTGAAGCTGCAATTCGCAAACTCGAG ATGAAACTTGAAAGGGCAAGATCATCATCAATGGATAAGATATTGAAGAAGCTGAGGAAGGCACAGATGAAAGCACACAAAATGAGGAACTCACCTGCAGGCGATCGAAACCAGAGAGTTGGCAACACTAATAACTTTCTCCCATTTCACAAGCATGTGTGGATTGGCTCCCTCAAGCGTTGGTTCATCTGCCATGCTTCCTGA
- the LOC120072654 gene encoding triacylglycerol lipase OBL1-like, whose product MEFPQGKGVLERVIGSDECNCNKGFSSSYMLMKPQEAKISDLGRLLFSSNLNKRKFLDSSHPKEFNFWHRFFIFLSIIILKLLQVFATPLAFFGFCFEFWLNFLSTNDGFSGILLNILRLKLKIPESSSAEYLSVIGHLDGRIMLDKDIKPGDVNYFGALCMMASKLAYENQARVKLVVNDVWKMEFLGFFNFWNEYEEKCSTQAFMMRDTKVGHHDTIIVSFRGTEPFNADDWSSDFDISWYEIKGVGKIHGGFMKALGLQKSKGWPKKIERQDHERRPLAYYTLRKRLKELVKENERTRFVVTGHSLGGALAVLFPFILAFHDQKLLLERLEGVYTFGQPRVGDHKFGEFMLKTFSRYKIRYYRFVYGFDMVPRLPLDDKALMFKHFGRCIYFDLNYVAKILEEEPFKNYFSIVGEVVMRIQACLEIGRSFTIGWIRGKEYEERVLLRLVRLFGLVLPGVPAHCPQDYVNSTRLGSTDIIFSPPKTEYDVKIQ is encoded by the exons ATGGAGTTTCCCCAAGGCAAAGGGGTGTTAGAAAGAGTGATCGGTAGCGATGAGTGTAATTGTAACAAGGGGTTCTCCAGCAGCTATATGCTTATGAAGCCCCAAGAAGCAAAGATCTCAGATCTGGGCCGCCTCTTGTTTTCAAGCAACCTCAACAAAAGGAAATTCCTAGATTCAAGTCACCCCAAAGAATTCAATTTCTGGCACAGATTCTTCATCTTCCTTTCTATCATCATTTTAAAGCTCCTCCAAGTGTTTGCCACTCCACTCGCCTTCTTTGGGTTCTGCTTCGAGTTCTGGCTCAACTTTTTGTCTACTAACGACGGCTTCTCCGGCATCCTCCTCAATATCTTACGAT TGAAGTTGAAAATACCGGAGAGCTCATCAGCGGAGTACCTGTCGGTGATTGGTCATTTGGATGGAAGAATAATGTTAGACAAAGACATTAAGCCTGGTGATGTCAACTACTTCGGAGCTCTTTGCATGATGGCTTCTAAACTCGCTTATGAGAATCAAGCTCGCGTTAAACTCGTTGTCAACGATGTTTGGAAG ATGGAATTCTTGGGATTTTTCAACTTCTGGAATG AATATGAAGAAAAATGCTCAACACAAGCATTCATGATGCGGGATACGAAAGTTGGTCATCACGACACCATCATCGTGTCCTTCAGAGGCACAGAGCCATTCAATGCCGATGACTGGAGCTCAGATTTTGACATATCTTGGTATGAAATCAAAGGCGTCGGAAAAATCCATGGGGGATTCATGAAAGCACTTGGCTTACAGAAATCCAAAGGATGGCCCAAAAAAATAGAGAGACAAGATCATGAAAGACGTCCTTTAGCCTATTACACCCTCAGAAAAAGGCTAAAAGAACTTGTGAAAGAAAATGAGCGAACAAGGTTTGTAGTGACAGGGCACAGCTTGGGCGGGGCTTTGGCCGTCCTATTTCCTTTTATTCTGGCGTTCCATGACCAAAAGTTACTGCTGGAAAGATTAGAAGGAGTGTACACATTCGGACAACCTCGGGTTGGAGACCACAAATTCGGAGAATTTATGTTGAAAACATTCTCACGTTACAAGATTCGTTATTACAGATTCGTTTATGGTTTTGACATGGTCCCTAGATTGCCCCTTGACGACAAGGCGTTGATGTTCAAACACTTTGGACGCTGTATTTATTTCGACTTGAACTATGTTGCGAAG ATTCTTGAAGAAGAGCCGTTCAAGAACTATTTCTCGATAGTGGGAGAAGTAGTGATGAGAATACAAGCATGTTTGGAGATAGGGAGAAGCTTCACAATTGGATGGATAAGGGGAAAAGAGTACGAGGAAAGAGTGCTTTTGAGGCTTGTGAGGCTGTTTGGATTGGTATTGCCTGGAGTTCCTGCTCATTGTCCTCAAGATTATGTTAATTCAACTCGTTTGGGTTCAACAGACATCATCTTTTCTCCGCCTAAAACCGAGTATGATGTAAAGATTCAGTAa